gccgacactaacccatgttaacatatgcatataaatagtatggtgaagtcagaaattttataaaatccgatttgtatgaaaatttaaattattaaaatgaagatatcaattttctgacttcaccatactatttatatgcccatgttaacatggtctagTGTCGACTCATatatccatttacctaacactctgtataGCAGCGCAGGTAGTGGGAGAACGTAAAGTTCAAGGTAGTTTTTAGGTCATAGCAGacatatcaactcggaaagggatcaacaccgtatcgccttttacgagctgtcatcgcctttcgcgcgctgtcaatgagggctatcgttttagcgctcaccagttagcgccactgtagagtaaggtcctgtcaatcgccatgGGTGCccactgttaagtataaaaacgatagccctcattgcgagGCGAATGGTTTACTTGACGGTgagcggataagtgtgcgttgagtatggagtttcatacaaataatattgaCCACCTCGAGTTGATACAGTTACGATCCCTTTTCGGGTCGATAAATGGCGTATGTGCTACGGTCTTTTATCTAACAGTGCACAGTTTTTAAGTTTGCGTAGCGCTTCAGACACGTTAGCCTTACGCTGCGAAGCTTACCACTCCGGCAATAAGCTAGCTAGACTACACAATAGCTTTAAGTTCAGATAGATTCACGTTCTTACACGAGTAAAtcgcatacattttttttacgcgTACTTgacctaaagtacggccaacgagaagcgataccaaatgtaaacaaacccaatgtcatggtcatttggaatagcaggggtgcataactttttaatatactcaacatcaaataaaccgcaccttccgcgacgcaaactttaaagatttttttctgtcacaatcatggtgcccctaaaatattggtgttatttgaaagcccaataaatatccttaaagaaaaacacatttaatttcttaataaatgattaacataaataccataaatgtgacttgaaaaaagacctcactttgggctcacctctgggatcaattagaccaatttttatggttataaaaccaaataatgatctcacgtgtcctctttaacagatggatcgcgattaatcccaacttaacagttttatagccataaaagttggctcaagcgtaactacctattttttgaagaagtgactctggatccttctagagccacatttttggagtaaaaacctctcctttaatgaaatgaagcttagaactaggctttcaaatggtgtcaatattggtgggaagtggggatgcatacgtttgaaagtgcttgtcgcgggaggtgcgatttatttgatgtcgagtgtagttagattacatatttttgtagacaatatagttttaaaaaatatctgtcACACCATAAAAATAGATGTTTtatcgaattttgtttttgttataatatgaattattgtataatgtagatttaaattaaataacaagaataataataacatttctgCCTCACAATGTGCCCGGTGTATGGCAACAGGCCTACCCCTTTTTCAATATAtcggaataataaaataagaaccGACAAAACAGATTCGCcctcgtgaattgcaacaactatttaTACTAAAATGGATGTCCGAATGTTGACGAACCCGTctaactttgacatattttggcgggagaacgagacattacgacaaatacacaagatgggaagagacagaatagattgtcaattcgacagtcgaatcgaccttttgtatcgctgctagttggccgtactttatgCCTGTCATCGTCATCAAAGGTATATTGATATTGCTACGTGGGGTGCCATTTGGAAGTGTTAACTCTGCGAGAGGTCCCGTATACTCGTGGCAATATGAATAcaccaatgacagtttaaattcaataaagtaaaaaaatatactaaccATTAAAACTATAACTAAATAACATTAGTTTCTGACAATCAATAGGAAACATTGAAGCCGAATAAAGTTGTTTGacaagatataaataaatattgcgcttttgtaaaaaagtaaaaagtttatTCGTACGTTacgaaaaatacaattttaagcTCTGCGAAATTGTTATCTTTATAATGCTGCGCGTAAGCTGAGAGGCAGAGCAGAAAAAAGGACCCTATGCCGTTGGCATACGGTGTAATAATTAAGGTTTATTTTCTCGCAGAAAATGGTGTTCTCTTGTCAATGAAATCTGCACTTCATTTCAACGATATTGGTACGAAATTTGCTTGATGCTGTTTCTGCGATACGTAGTTTCCATCATCTACCTCAATGCTTATGCGCTACTGGTTCTTATATTATAATACTGGTAGATAAGTCTGAACAGAAGTTTAGTAAATTTCGTCGGATGCTATACACTAATTAACATAAACAACTTAATTTAAGACAACATAACTGgtaatttaagaaaaaatgctataaactcttaaaactaaacaaatatttcTTTCAATAATCATAAACGCAAGTTAGGAACTctgtaaacttaaaattaacGAAGTATTTAGACACAGCATGCGCGATTGATCGTAATCTAATAATTGACTcgtttttctttataattatAATCGTCTAACTAGTACTAATAAATCATTGGTTAAATCAATCATTCATGCTGTATTGTCTACTTTAACTAAGCaactaaattaataacaaataaaagataaaatagATGACATTTTCCACAATCATTTTACTTTGCTGCATAGAGTTGGTGAGTACACATCCTTGTCAAAACGTTTATTATCAAAAAGTCGCTGAGACAGGGATCGAAACTTATAATACTCAATGCAGCGGGTAATCTTAAATACTacacataaatataaatttttaatacACATCAAGGTTGaaagtttcataaataaaagcATTGGTGTACACGAATTCTATCGGCATACGGGTTGTTGGATTCAGATGCAACATTTCTTGAAGTAAATCACGAAGAATACGTAATTTCGCTGAATCATCAGACCTTTGCCTTCTGGTCAGTTTTTGTCCCCAGTCCCTATAATATGCTTCAAATAAAGAAGAGGAGATCCTGTTACTCTTCCTGAATCTGGCTATCAATTCACATTGCTGTAAAGATATTATAAATACATTATCGCTTCAAACTTATCGTTGGACCAAAAGAGCTCATACTATCAAAAGGCATAGTTACCTCCCAAGCAGGACCATATCTCCTGGCAAAAAATTGGCCGCGGTAGTGTTTGTTTGTGAAAACACATTGGACCAACATATCGTTTGGGATGTTACCAAGTATACACATCTGCTTATACAGAATATCGTTATTGTACTGGCCCGGGAATAGCTGGCTGTTGGTACACATTTCATAAATGACTAGAGCAGTAGACCACACGTCCACCTTTCCGAAGTATGGAAATCCCAATATCGCTTCAGGGGCTCGATAATTCGCTGTGCCTACTCCTGGCAGAACAGTGTGACCTTCCAAATACTGAGCTTGATCAAAtccagcgagcttcactcggtcATTGTTAGCATTTATGAGAATATGAGCTGGTTTTatatctgaaaaataaaaaggaaacacgtggtttttaaaagtaattacaaTTAGCGGTAGTGatgcagcagcagcagcagaaaTGCTTTAGAGTCTAGActatgttatattttttaatttcatactgAAATTGAACAGTGACTACGAGTAGCTTGCTAGAGCATTTCAGCTAAGCTTCGTAGTGAGAATCCGCCGTTATTACCTAAATGTAAGATGTTATGATTCCGTAATATTAATACTGCTGATACTAATTGTCTTGTAAGCATTTGAACGACATCgatgtgaaaacattttttacgTTCATTCATCACTTCCTTGATGTTTTTAGGGAAAAAGTCCATTACGTAACACGAGTGCTCCGCCATTGTGAATCCATCTACTAGGAAGATGAtatgataatttttttttggtatatCCGCTTGGATGGTTTTCAGCATTTGTCCTATTGGGCAGCCTGTCATTCTCTTGCCCTTACTGtaaaaaagatacattattgGTTAATACGAAACGTTTATGAAATACCACACACAAGTATTatgtataggtacttacttcaGAACtttcaaagcataatttcgcccaTTTTCAGCTTTGCATCGGTATACTTTAGAAAATCGGCCATGATGTATCAACGATTCAAtggtaatttttgtttttaaattttttgtcaGTCGGAATTCCAGCGCTTTTAGTAGTTCTGTTCCTCTCAAATATAATTTAGTAACTGCAGTTTGTGGTTGTTTAGAGGATTCGCTTTTGTTTTTTTCGTTATGGACCATATCTTGTTTTATTAAAGTTGTCTTAACCTCCGGCACAACTTCCATTAACTTAACAGGtgcatcatttttatttgtaatcattttaagttttaaacatTCAGGACTTCCAGCACTTGGTGTTTTATCCGCATCACTTGTCTCGGAGTTGTAACTTGTTAAATTTTCGTCGTTCAAGCTCACTACGTCATTCTCATTCACATTTAGGTCAGTACCTTTTGTCCCTGAATTATTCGAAGTTTTATCAGCAATACTGTTGACTTGTTCACACGCAAGATGTAATGCAGTCAAGATTATatcatttttttctaatttttcatTGACCTCATGTACTTGTAGATCTTGTGATACTTCTGTTGTTTGTTTAGTAATGTTGTTTCCAGTAGATTCCTTTTCATATGTGATATTACTGATTTCTATATTATTTTGTGAATTATTACATTCTTCTTTAAGCTGCAGTTCAGGTGAATATTTTGTCGTCAGCGTTTCTTCTGTTTTAGCCAATTTTTGGTTGGATTCGATAGGCTGTTCTTTTGTTGGTATGATGTTATTAGAAGAAACCTCTTCGGTTTCAGTCGACAAATCAACATCAATCGAATTTTCCATTGCTATTGTTTCGTTATTTTCATGTTCTTTGCATACTATACCAATATTAATTAAAGAGTTTTTATTACTCATTTCTGAACCCTCTTCAATAGATATCACGTCATTAATATTAATCGAATTTTCATCTGctattgtttctttattttcatgCTCCTTGCTAATCATTTCTATATCGATTGAAAGGTTTTCTGCGTTATTTATCATTTCTGAAGTATCTTCACATGATTTAGTATTTTTATGATTTGATGACTTTTCTTCATCTTTATGCATCGGAACTGAAGTCTCTTTTGTAGGCCtttctacattttttatttctgaTGACTTTGGCGACAATGTTAAGTCAATGACATCGTCGCTTGCAGACTTCGCAATCGTATGCTGCTTTTCTGATTCTGGTTGTGTTAATGGGGTTTGTACGATATGATTACTTGAAGATGTGTTGTTAGGCTCATTCTCGGATTCTACTACTGTCAAGTCTATAGTAACAACTTCTTTTGTCTCGTTTTCGAATGTTTTGCCTTTATCGCTAATAGTAGTAATATTGGCGACTTCAGATGTAGTTTTATTGATCGGGATGGTACTGACTTTCGTTGGATCAATTTTTAGTATATTTAGAATGGTGTTCAGTTCAGTTTGACTGGTGCTAAGTTTATTTGGTGTAgtatcatatttatttatatcgatatctttgttcagttcagttgAATCAGTAGCCAGTTTATTTGGACTTGTACAAGAATCCAATTTATTTGTAATGATGTCTAGTTCAGTAAGATTGCTGTCCAGTTGATTGGAGCCTAGCTTGGTTGACGTAGTAGTCAGTTCATTTGAATTAGTGTCTACTTTATTTGCACCGTATTCCACTTCAGTTTTACTAGTGCCCTGTTCAATTGGTTGAGCGCCCACTTTAGAACTGATAtcttgtgtattttttattatgtttatttgagTTGCAATGGGGTCTAGTACTACATTAGTAGTAATTAGATCATTGCCTGCTTCAGTTGAATTACTGACTGGTTTAGTACGATTATTATCCAGCTTTGACTTAGGGTAGTCTATTTTAGTTAGATCTGAGTTAAGTTTATTTGAACCAGTGCCCTGTTCACTTGGGGCAATAAGTTCAGTTGACTTACTATCCTCTTTAGATTGCTTAGTAGCCACTTTTGTGGAAAAGTTATCTAGTATGTTTATACTGGTGTCTATTTCAGTAACATTTTTATCCACTTTGCTTTGATTAGAGCCCCGTTTGTTTGGAATGATGTCTGGTTTAGTTGAATTGCTGACCAGTTTgctttggttactgcttacaatGGCATCAATggcagaaaaaatattatgacgtcCTGGTACATTACTTAAACTGTTGCTTTGACTAGAACCCAAGGTATTTATATCTGTACTCTGTTTAGTCAGATAattgtcttgtttgttttgaCTGGTGTCCAGTTTATTTGAATTGTTGTCGAATTTAACAGGATTAGAGTTCAGTTGAGTATGAATAGGTATCAGTTTAGTGGAATCAGTATCTTGTTTAATTCGATCGGCATCTAGTTTCGTTgggtaataatttattttggttTGGTTAGTGTTCTGATTAGCTGAACAATTATCCAGTTTATAATTGTTAACAATTTTGGTTGAATTGATGTCTATTATAGTTTCACTGGCGTCTTGTTTAGTTGTATTGTTGCCAGTTTCAATTGATCTGATAATTGCTTGACTAGAGTCTAGTTTGGCCCAACTTTTTTCGTTTTTAGTTAGATTTGTTTCCTTATTTGAAGTAGAGACTGGTTTGGTAATAGAATTAATGTTATGTTTGGTTTCATCGCTGCCTATTTGTGTTGAACATGCGTGTTGTTCTTTTACAATTATGTCTGGTACAGTCACATTTCTGTCTGCCACATTCTGGCCACATTTAAATGAGCGGGTGTACATGGTTGAATTGGTATCTGATATCCTAGATTTGATCTCTATCAAAccgactttatttttattttggaatGTACCAGAATCATGAATTTTGTTCGAAGTTTGATTCTCATCCTTAGTTAATTCTAAAGACcgatattttttatcattaacATAATCTTCAATTTCTTGCGAGTTTCGATTTAGTTCCAATTCTAATTTGACTTGTGGTGATTTGGTGTAGAATCTGAGGAGAGAAcacaataaatttattattagttaagtatgaaaaaaacaagaataaaaTATCGAGTAtgatttttcattattttgtatcTTACCTTTTGTGCATATTTAAATCGTCCTTCGCTTTCAGTTCCTGTTCGTTTATTATAGATTCTTTAACAGTATCGTGTTCAGTGTCTTCCAAACATTCCTCTTTTGAAGGGTTTTTAACATTAACTTTAttctcctcatcattcaaagaGTCTACAATATCATCGACGTTAAAGTCATCAAGAAAAGATATAATATCTTCATTAACTTCTTGACTGTCCTTATTATTAGTCTCGTTGTCAGATTCACTGGATTCGGACCCGTTTTCACAGATAACATTTAtaactaatttgatttttttatacttccTAGACTTCTTTTGCAATTTTGGAGATTCTTCAGGAATTACCGGTTTAGGGGTATCTTTCTTTTCGTTGTTTGGTACAGTTATGATTAGGTTTTCGCGTTTATTGTTTTCATGTTTTCTTTTGAGCTTGCTTCTTAAATCTTCAACATTATTACTATGAAAAGATACAATTTTAGGACTATTTAAATCATAGTTATTTTTTACTTGAACTACACTTTTAACAGCTGTATTAGACATTTCGGAGgttttattaatatatttttgattAGATTTTGTTAACGGTTttgtattaattataatatgctCTTCGTTATTGGGTTTTTTGGTTGGATTCGTTTTTTCTTTGCTATTATCATGATTTCTATCACGTTTTACAGTATAATCACTGGAACTGTATTTATCCTTTTCTTTTCTCAATTCACTTCTGCTGCGAGATGGTGATCTACTGTTACGATAAGTATGTGCCCGTTTTTCAGACCGATTTTCAGTTCTGTTGGAGGTCTCCATGGCATCTTTAATGTGAGGTCCATACCATTtgtatggattttcgttttttgaTGTTGAAGGTTTACTTTCTTTGGAGTCCTTTTTTCGGTCAGCATGTCGATCGGCAGATCTTTTTTGTACAGAAATTGCTTCGCGCATTGACTTTGTATTTTTGGGTATGTCTTTGTCATGTTTTTCTTTATTGTAGGTGATGTTTTCGCGTATTTTTGATTGAGAAATGGAAATGCAGTTGACTTTTTTTACAGCATTATTTCTGtcaacattttttaaacttgaatttccGTCATACTTTTCTTCATACGGGTTATGTTTTTCGTGTGTTTTTGAATAAGAAGTAGGAAATTTCAAGCGAAGAGGAGTTTTAGTTTTTTCGGCAGTATTTGATGAGTTTAACTTATTTTTTGTGTGAAGAGCCTTTACTTTATCATTGTCTAGATCCGTGGATCGTTTATGGTAGgaaaaattcatttcaatagGGTGTTTTATTTCATGGTTATTTCCAGTAGCGACAGAATTATATTTCAATGGTGTAGTTGTTCTCGCAACATTCGACAAGCTTGGTAATTTTTTTGTTGGCTTAACTACATCATCATATTTGAATGTTGTCTTGGAAACATTTTTGCTGGTAATTTCTTCATCAAC
This genomic window from Ostrinia nubilalis chromosome 18, ilOstNubi1.1, whole genome shotgun sequence contains:
- the LOC135080737 gene encoding MATH and LRR domain-containing protein PFE0570w-like; this translates as MYKMSNPHNSKYVGSSNIIIVPTVSFCEPPPPKKQKLDANQEPRGQTIPVVPIANTSSVPFVPMENNNSVPIFAGENVPNNKPVQVTQCINITEDTRRECEQRIMKTLSWASNYLQSIGQSQSKVTQLTNSTVQKKYAKVDEEITSKNVSKTTFKYDDVVKPTKKLPSLSNVARTTTPLKYNSVATGNNHEIKHPIEMNFSYHKRSTDLDNDKVKALHTKNKLNSSNTAEKTKTPLRLKFPTSYSKTHEKHNPYEEKYDGNSSLKNVDRNNAVKKVNCISISQSKIRENITYNKEKHDKDIPKNTKSMREAISVQKRSADRHADRKKDSKESKPSTSKNENPYKWYGPHIKDAMETSNRTENRSEKRAHTYRNSRSPSRSRSELRKEKDKYSSSDYTVKRDRNHDNSKEKTNPTKKPNNEEHIIINTKPLTKSNQKYINKTSEMSNTAVKSVVQVKNNYDLNSPKIVSFHSNNVEDLRSKLKRKHENNKRENLIITVPNNEKKDTPKPVIPEESPKLQKKSRKYKKIKLVINVICENGSESSESDNETNNKDSQEVNEDIISFLDDFNVDDIVDSLNDEENKVNVKNPSKEECLEDTEHDTVKESIINEQELKAKDDLNMHKRFYTKSPQVKLELELNRNSQEIEDYVNDKKYRSLELTKDENQTSNKIHDSGTFQNKNKVGLIEIKSRISDTNSTMYTRSFKCGQNVADRNVTVPDIIVKEQHACSTQIGSDETKHNINSITKPVSTSNKETNLTKNEKSWAKLDSSQAIIRSIETGNNTTKQDASETIIDINSTKIVNNYKLDNCSANQNTNQTKINYYPTKLDADRIKQDTDSTKLIPIHTQLNSNPVKFDNNSNKLDTSQNKQDNYLTKQSTDINTLGSSQSNSLSNVPGRHNIFSAIDAIVSSNQSKLVSNSTKPDIIPNKRGSNQSKVDKNVTEIDTSINILDNFSTKVATKQSKEDSKSTELIAPSEQGTGSNKLNSDLTKIDYPKSKLDNNRTKPVSNSTEAGNDLITTNVVLDPIATQINIIKNTQDISSKVGAQPIEQGTSKTEVEYGANKVDTNSNELTTTSTKLGSNQLDSNLTELDIITNKLDSCTSPNKLATDSTELNKDIDINKYDTTPNKLSTSQTELNTILNILKIDPTKVSTIPINKTTSEVANITTISDKGKTFENETKEVVTIDLTVVESENEPNNTSSSNHIVQTPLTQPESEKQHTIAKSASDDVIDLTLSPKSSEIKNVERPTKETSVPMHKDEEKSSNHKNTKSCEDTSEMINNAENLSIDIEMISKEHENKETIADENSININDVISIEEGSEMSNKNSLINIGIVCKEHENNETIAMENSIDVDLSTETEEVSSNNIIPTKEQPIESNQKLAKTEETLTTKYSPELQLKEECNNSQNNIEISNITYEKESTGNNITKQTTEVSQDLQVHEVNEKLEKNDIILTALHLACEQVNSIADKTSNNSGTKGTDLNVNENDVVSLNDENLTSYNSETSDADKTPSAGSPECLKLKMITNKNDAPVKLMEVVPEVKTTLIKQDMVHNEKNKSESSKQPQTAVTKLYLRGTELLKALEFRLTKNLKTKITIESLIHHGRFSKVYRCKAENGRNYALKVLNKGKRMTGCPIGQMLKTIQADIPKKNYHIIFLVDGFTMAEHSCYVMDFFPKNIKEVMNERKKCFHIDVVQMLTRQLVSAVLILRNHNILHLDIKPAHILINANNDRVKLAGFDQAQYLEGHTVLPGVGTANYRAPEAILGFPYFGKVDVWSTALVIYEMCTNSQLFPGQYNNDILYKQMCILGNIPNDMLVQCVFTNKHYRGQFFARRYGPAWEQCELIARFRKSNRISSSLFEAYYRDWGQKLTRRQRSDDSAKLRILRDLLQEMLHLNPTTRMPIEFVYTNAFIYETFNLDVY